A window from Suncus etruscus isolate mSunEtr1 chromosome 18, mSunEtr1.pri.cur, whole genome shotgun sequence encodes these proteins:
- the DDAH2 gene encoding N(G),N(G)-dimethylarginine dimethylaminohydrolase 2 → MGTPGEGLGRCSHALIRGVPESLASGEAVGAGLPALDLAKAQREHGVLGGKLRQRLGLQLIELPPEELLPLGPLLGDTAVIQGDTALITRPWSPSRRPEVDGVRKALQDLGLRIVEMGDENATLDGTDVLFTGREFFVGLSKWTNHRGAEFVADTFRDFAVSTVPVSSSSHLRGLCGMGGPRTVVAGSSEAAQKAVRAMAMLTDHPYASLTLPDDAAADCLFLRPGLPGALPFLLHRGGGDLPNSQEALQKLSDVTLVPVSCSELEKAGAGLSSLCLVLSTRPHS, encoded by the exons ATGGGGACGCCAGGGGAAGGGCTGGGCCGCTGCTCCCATGCCCTGATCCGGGGGGTCCCTGAGAGCCTGGCATCGGGGGAAGCTGTGGGAGCCGGTCTCCCAGCTCTGGACCTGGCCAAAGCTCAGAGAGAGCACGGGGTGCTCGGGGGTAAACTGAGGCAGCGATTGGGGCTGCAGTTGATAGAACTGCCTCCCGAAGAGTTGCTGCCGCTGGGACCACTGCTCGGTGACACTGCTGTCATCCAAGGGGACACAGCCCTGATCACGAGGCCCTGGAGCCCATCCCGGAGACCGGAG GTCGATGGGGTCCGCAAAGCCCTCCAGGACTTGGGGCTCCGGATTGTGGAGATGGGGGACGAAAACGCCACGCTGGACGGCACTGACGTTCTCTTCACCG GCCGGGAGTTTTTCGTGGGCCTCTCCAAGTGGACCAATCACCGTGGAGCTGAGTTTGTGGCTGACACTTTCCGG GATTTTGCAGTCTCCACAGTGCCCGTTTCGAGCTCTTCCCACCTACGTGGCCTCTGTGGCATGGGGGGACCCCGCACTGTGGTGGCCGGTAGCAGTGAAGCTGCCCAAAAGGCTGTCAGG gcAATGGCAATGCTGACCGACCACCCCTATGCCTCCTTGACCCTCCCAGATGATGCAGCTGCTGACTGTCTCTTTCTGCGTCCTGGGTTGCCTGGTGCACTCCCATTCCTTCTGCACCGTGGTGGTGGAGACCTCCCCAATAGCCAGGAG GCACTACAGAAGCTTTCTGATGTCACCTTGGTACCTGTGTCCTGCTCAGAACTGGAGAAAGCAGGCGCTGGCCTCAGCTCCCTCTGCCTGGTTCTCAGCACTCGCCCCCATAGCTGA
- the CLIC1 gene encoding chloride intracellular channel protein 1 — translation MAEEQQPQVELFVKAGSDGAKIGNCPFSQRLFMVLWLKGVTFNVTTVDTKRRTEAVQKLCPGGQLPFLLYSNEVHTDTNKIEEFLEAVLCPPKYPKLAALNPESNTAGLDIFAKFSAYIKNSNPALNDNLEKGLLKALKVLDNYLTSPLPDEVDETSAEDEGISQRKFLDGNELTLADCNLLPKLHIVQVVCKKYRGFSIPEAFRGVHRYLRNAYGREEFASTCPDDEEIELAYEQVARALK, via the exons ATGGCTGAAGAGCAGCAACCCCAAGTCGAACTGTTCGTGAAG GCTGGCAGTGATGGGGCGAAGATTGGAAACTGCCCCTTCTCTCAGAGACTCTTCATGGTGCTCTGGCTCAAAGGAGTTACCTTTAATGTCACCACTGTTGACACCAAGAG GCGGACTGAGGCAGTACAGAAGCTCTGTCCTGGGGGACAGCTCCCATTCCTCCTATACAGCAATGAAGTACACACAGACACCAACAAAATTGAGGAGTTCCTGGAGGCAGTGCTGTGCCCCCCCAA GTACCCCAAACTGGCTGCTCTGAATCCTGAATCCAACACAGCTGGACTGGACATCTTTGCCAAATTTTCTGCTTACATCAAGAATTCAAACCCAGCACTTAATGACA ACCTGGAGAAGGGGCTCCTGAAAGCCCTGAAAGTTTTAGACAACTACTTGACATCCCCACTCCCAGATGAAGTGGATGAAACCAGTGCTGAAGATGAGGGTATCTCTCAGAGGAAGTTTCTGGATGGCAATGAACTCACTCTGGCTGATTGCAACCTGTTGCCAAAGCTTCACATAGTACAG GTTGTATGTAAGAAGTATCGTGGATTCTCCATCCCTGAGGCCTTCCGAGGGGTGCATAGGTACTTGCGAAATGCCTATGGCCGGGAAGAATTTGCCTCCACCTGTCCAGATGATGAGGAAATTGAGCTGGCCTACGAGCAAGTAGCCAGGGCCCTCAAATAG
- the LY6G6C gene encoding lymphocyte antigen 6 complex locus protein G6c, giving the protein MKGLLLLLLFSLLCLVSADIRCHSCYKVPVLGCVDRQSCRLEPGQKCLTTNVYLGKMWVYSNLRCGTPEEPCREVFNQTERKLGLNYNTTCCDKDNCNSPAPRPTPALALIFLTSLAGLGLWLLH; this is encoded by the exons ATGAAAGGTCTTCTTCTGCTCCTCCTGTTTTCTCTGCTGTGCTTGGTCTCAG CTGACATTCGATGTCATTCCTGCTACAAGGTCCCTGTGCTGGGCTGTGTGGATCGACAGTCCTGTCGCCTAGAACCAGGACAAAAATGCCTGACAACTAATGTGTACCTTG GTAAGATGTGGGTTTACTCCAACCTTCGATGTGGCACACCAGAAGAGCCCTGTCGGGAGGTCTTCAACCAAACCGAACGCAAGCTGGGTCTCAACTACAATACCACCTGCTGCGATAAGGACAACTGTAATAGCCCAGCCCCTCGGCCTACCCCTGCCCTGGCCCTTATCTTCCTTACCTCATTGGCTGGTCTTGGTCTCTGGCTCTTGCACTGA
- the MPIG6B gene encoding megakaryocyte and platelet inhibitory receptor G6b — translation MVLFLQLLPLLLLRNPGDPGTALDGHPGDRVNLSCVGVSHPIRWVWAPSFPVCRGLSKGRRPILWASSSGTPTVAPLQLFAGRLRALDPGIRRLELLLSAGDSGTFICRGRQEDESRTVLHVVGDGPDCRTPRPGSLYPQLLIPLLGAGLVLGLGALGVVCWLRIPYRRSTPHPIPPHPQFALSPPHSSTLGRAPEASKGDGGA, via the exons ATGGTCTTGTTTCTGCAACTGCTGCCACTCTTGCTGTTGAGGAATCCAGGGGACCCTGGGA CTGCACTGGACGGCCACCCGGGGGACCGTGTGAATCTCTCCTGTGTCGGCGTCTCGCACCCCATCCGCTGGGTCTGGGCGCCGAGTTTTCCAGTCTGCAGGGGTCTGTCCAAAGGTCGACGCCCCATCCTGTGGGCCTCATCGAGCGGGACCCCCACGGTGGCTCCCCTCCAGCTCTTCGCGGGCCGCCTACGCGCCCTGGACCCGGGCATTCGACGGCTGGAGCTGCTCCTGAGCGCCGGGGATTCGGGCACCTTTATCTGCAGAGGCCGCCAGGAGGATGAGAGTCGGACGGTGCTTCACGTCGTGGGGGACGGGCCCGACTGCAGGACCCCTCGGCCTG GGTCCTTGTACCCCCAGCTCTTGATCCCGCTGCTGGGAGCCGGGTTGGTGCTGGGACTCGGGGCGTTGGGCGTGGTCTGCTG GCTCCGTATCCCATACAGGCGCTCGACCCCGCACCCGATTCCACCACACCCCCAATTTG CTCTATCCCCCCCACATAGTTCCACTCTCGGAAGAGCCCCAGAGGCCAGTAAAGGAGATGGAGGAGCCTAG